The segment ATCGCTTTGCCGCTTGGTTCATTATTGAAAAAAGTGGCTTCTAACTTCTTCTGCCCATTTTGATACCAGGCAATATATTTTCCGTTGACCGTGTTTACATCTTTCATTGTTGCTTTCATTAGTATCTCACCACTGCTGTAGAATTGAGTGAGTTCAAATAAATTTCCGGTTCCCTGCATTTCTAAAAACGGAATGCCTTTAGAGTCAACATACTTTACTGTCTTATTTCCATCTGTCACTTTTATTTCAATGGCCGGCTTGCCATTTTCATGGAAATATTTGGGATCAACACTGCTGCTCATTTCACCATTTTCAAAAAGAGCTTCGAATTTCAGCTTTCCGTTTTCGTACCAGCCTGTGCATTTGCCGTTCATTTTCCCATTTGCCCAGCTTGTTTCTTTTCTTTTTTTACCGGACTCGTAGTAATGATAAAAAACACCGGTTGCAACACCATCTGCATACGTACCTACATTGGCAACTTTTCCATTTGTATGATACTTGGTCCACTTGCCTTCAAGTTTTCCGTATACATAGTTGTATTCATATTGCAATTCGCCTGTATTGTAATAACCCATTGAGCGGCCATTCAACGCATTGTCAACGTAGTTTTCTTCACCTGACAGTTTGCCATCCTGGTAATAGTACTGATATTTCCCTTTATGTACCAAAGGAAATGCAAGCGTAGCTTCTCCACTCATCTGTAAGCGACCGTTTTTATAGTAATCGTTAACCACCCAACTGTTATCGTCTTTCTTAGAAATAGTGCGATAATACATTGCATCTGCTTCCGGTGACGGGAACCAGTCTTTATCATAAAATACTTTTCTTGCCTGTACTTCTTTTCGTTTGATTTGCCCTGCAAGTTTGTATGCTTTCTTTACATCGAGTGTGTATGAGGTATGCGTGTAAATCACCTGCTGGTTATCATCAAGAAAAAAGATCACCGGTGCTTTTGTGGTGTACATGGCCTTCATCAGCTCCTGTGATTTGTCGAATAGCACTTCAACATTTTTCCAGCGGCTTGCTTTTGAGAATACTTCACTTGAAGTAAGACTTCGGTCAACATTCACCGCCACTATTTTTACGTTTGATGCTGTGCCGAGTGTGCTGTAATTATTATCAAGCTCAGTAATGAGTTTCACGCAAGCTGCACACCATGACTCGGAATAAGTAAGTACAATAATGGGATTATCAAAATCAGAAATAGAAGCAGTGCTTACACTATTGCCTGTTTTATTCACCAATACAGCTTTGGGTAACCCGGCTGTTGATTGTGCCTGTAATAATGTAATTGAAAAAACAAAAAGAATTGTGGGTACAAGTTTTCGGTACAACATGGGTATTTGATTTGAGCTTGGCAATGATACAAAAAAATCTGCCTCAACACTAACTGAATGGTAGTTGGAGGAATGTTTAAATGTTTAATTAAGTATCGTGCAAAAATACCGACATCGGTTGTTTCAGGCAATACCTAAAAAGGAGTAAAAAGAGTCACAAAGCATGGTTAGCAACCCTTAAAAAGATTACACATTTACAATTAAAACGGGTATCTCCAGTTCATGTCTTACTGCTTCAATTGTTTCTCCAAATACATAATCTTTTAATCCTTTATGCCTGTGTGCACCCATGATCAACAGATCCGCTTTATTTTCTTTCACCAGTCGCACAATTTCGCTGGTGCGTTTGTTGTAACCTAACGAAGCAGTAACGCTGTATCCTTGCTGCTGCAATGTGTTTGCATATAATTCAAGACGCTGGCGATCATTACGGGTCTCTTCATCATCTGTTGCTTCACCCAGCAAACGGGCAGGTGCCGTTTCTACCACATGTACTAAAAAATATTGCGCATCTTTTCTTCCCTGGTGTAATGCATAGGCAATGAGTTTTTCATCGTTCTCAGAAAAATCAAGTGCAACTGCAATTCGGTTTACTTCAGGCACACTCAGATTATTGAGTGAAGGAACAGGGCTGTGCAGTTTTGCACTATCTCTTCGTTTTTGTTTTTTAATAAGCGGAAGGAAGGTCATGGTGAGAAACAACCAAACAAAACCTAATGCGATAACTGGGATTGCTATTTTCCAGAAACCTATGCCGGGCTCATTATAAACTGCTGAAATTTCCTGCACTACCAAACGCACATTCAGGAACACAAGAATGGCTGCAATACACCAGGCAGCAATTTTTACCCATAGTTTAATGGCAAACTCACCCATGGTTTGTTTATCACTCACAAAATGAATCAGCGGTATAACGGCAAAGCCTAACTGCAAACTCAATACCACCTGGCTGAACACCAGCAGCGCATCTACTTTTTCTTCACCATAAATAAGAATAACTGCCACTGCAGGTATGATGGCAATTAAACGTGTAAGCAACCTGCGCAACAAAGGATTGATACGGATATGCAGGTAACCTTCCATTACAATTTGCCCCGCCAATGTGCCGGTGATGGTGCTGCTTTGCCCGGCAGCAATTAATGCTACAGCAAACAGAATCGGTGCCAGTTTTGTTCCAAGTAAGGGAGATAATAACGTGTATGCATCTTCAATTTTTGCAACTTCTGTATTACCTGTTTTGAAAAAGACAGAAGCTGCCAGAATAAGAATGGCTGCGTTTACAAAAAAAGCGGCGTTGAGTGCAATGGTACTGTCGATAAAATTAAACTTCAATGCACGCCGTATGCTGGCTTTATCATCACCTATCTTTCTTGTTTGCACCAAGGCTGAATGCAGGTATAAGTTGTGTGGCATAACAGTAGCACCAATGATACCTACTGCAATGTACAATGCCTGGTTATTAAGTGCCGTGGGTATAAATCCTTTTGCCACTTCAGGTAATGAAGGTTTTGCAAGAATAATTTCAATTAAAAAAGAACTGCCAATGATCACCACCAACGCAATGATAAATGCTTCCAGTTTACGGATACCATAGTTCTGCAACCACAACAACAGCAATGTATCGAACACGGTAATACCAACACCATAGATCAACGGCAAACCTGTTAACAGATATATACCTAAGGCCATGCCCAACACTTCTGCAAGATCACATGCAGCAATGGCAATTTCAGCCAGCACATACAAACAAAAATTTACGAGTGGGGGATAGGTCTCCCTGTTTGCCTGTGCAAGATCTCTTCTGCGAACAATACCCAACCTTGCACTTAAGCTTTGTAACAATAAGGCCATGAGATTGCTCATGAGCAGCACCCAAATAAGTTGGTAGCCAAACTTTGCACCACCCTGCAGATCAGTTGCCCAGTTACCCGGATCCATATAACCAACACTCACCAGGTAAGCAGGCCCTGCGTAGGCAAGGATCCTGCGCCAGCCTTTCACCGGTTTAGTGGTATCAACCGATGCATTTACTTCGCTTAATGATGTTTCGGTATGCTGCAGTTTCATGTGTTAATTCTTATTTGATTTTAGCCACATAGTATATTCACAAAAATTATCATCGCTATTAGGTTTAACTTATCTGGATAATTTTTATGAATATTTCATGGTATCATCTGTTTTATTTGTTCAGTCCTTATTTATTGCAGCTGTACAAAAATGTTTTTTGCCAGTTGTTCACTTAAATTAATGACCGGTTGATTCCTGATTTTTATTTCTACGGAGCCATCAAATGCATGGCGTTGTTTTATTTCGAGTTTGGTGCCGATGCCGATATTTTTTTGACGAAGTAATTCCAGTAAGCTGCTGCTTTGATCGCCCACACCTGTTACAACTGCCGGTTGTGATTCAGCTAATTGTTGCAGGCTGATATTATTAGTGCTGGTCATGCGGCCTTTACTGTCGGGGATGGGATCGCCATGCGGATCGGCCTTTGGGTAACCAAGAAACGCATCGAGTCGTTCAATCAACTCAGGACTGCTTACATGCTCCAGTTCTTCGGCAATATCATGCACGGCATCCCAGTTGAAATGAAGTTTTTCAACCAGAAAAAATTCCCAAAGCCTGTGTTTACGGATGATGTTGAGCGCAAGCTTTTTCCCTTCGGGTGTAAGTGTAACACCATAATAAGGTGCGTAGTGCAGCAGTTTCTTTTCACTCAGGCGTTTCAGCATATCAGTTACGGAAGCCGGTTTTGTTTGCAGTTCTGCTGCCAGTTCATTGGTGGTTACATTGGCATCAGATTGTTGCAGACGCCAGATGGCTTTGATATAGTTTTCCTCGGCTGTCGAAAAATTCATTGGCTATGAAATTAAAATTTAGACGAAACTAAAATATTTTCTTGATACAGGTGAAAATAATTTCGGATGTAAGATTTAGGAATTGGGAATTAGGATTTTGTAATTTGGATATTGCTCCAAGTACCTTGTCTCTTCTTCCTTGGAATTTGGGATTTGAGTTTTGGATTTTTCTCGTTCCGTGTGTCTTGTGCCTTGTTCCTTGTTGCAAAACCACTATTTTTAGATACATAACAACTGATATGAAGTATTCTTTATTCGCCTGCCTGTTTTTCCTGTTTGTATTAACGGCATGCAAAAGCAAGAAGCCTAAAGAAATAAAGGACGAAGATCTTACGGCATCTGATTTTATTCTGCTGGCGAAAGAAATGAGTTATCCCATTTTAGTGAACGACAGTTTGCTGAATGCAAAAGAGAAAGATTCGGTTCTCATCAACCAGACGACCTTCAAAACCTTCATACCTGATACGGTTTATACTAAACTTTATCCCAAAACAAAAAATCTCAAACTATACCTGGTTGGTAAGTCTGTTGATGGAGAAAAAGGAAATTATGTGTTGGTGAAATCAGCCATTGGAAAAGAACGTGGGGCACAGTTACTTTACTTCAACAATAAATCGCAATACCTCGGCTCGTTGGATATTGGTGCACTCATGCCGAAAGGTAAGGCCACCAGTTACTGTAAGATCGATAGCAGGCATTACATCACATTCATCCAGGAACGCAAAACACCTACCGGTGAATTATGGACGAATGAAACGATTTACTTCATGGACGAAACAGGCAAGTTCATTATTGCGATGACCAACAGCACAGAAGATCTGAGTGATCTTATCATGGGTAATCCTATCGACAGTTTAGCACGCAAACAAAAATATTCGGCTGATTATACAACGGATAAAAAGAATCTTGTTTCTATTCGTGATGGTGCTACTGATAAAACATTTGAATTCTTTATTCATTTCAGCAAACAGAATGGTGATTGTGTGGGCGAAGTAAAAGGTACAGGCGAATGGGTGAGCAAAACAAAAGGCGTGTTTCGTGATGGCAGCAGCGATTGTGCGATCACGTTTGATTTCACAACATCATCCGTACGCATCTCTGAACAAAACTGCGGACTCTATCGTGATATCACTTGTTTCTTTGAAGGAAGTTATCCGAAGAAGAAAGAGGCGGTGAAGAAGAAAAAGAAATAGTTAGTAGTTATTAGTGGAGTGGCGAGTGAGCAGAGTGGTTATCCCCTCCGTGGAGGGGTAGCGGAGTGTAGCACATAAACAATGATCGATAGGGGTGGGTAAATGAAACGTACAATTATTCCATACACGCCACAAGCATTAGAGTATGCAAAGCACCTCCGGCAAAACATGACGTACACGGAAGTGAAATTGTGGATGGAATTAAGAAACGGAAGTATGATGGGTTATGATTTTGACAGACAAAAACCCATGCTGAATTATATTGTTGACTTTTTTTGTAAAGACTTAATGCTGGCGATTGAAGTGGATGGAATAACTCATGAAGATGAAAAAGTATTATTGAAAGATCCGATACGCCAGGATGAAATAGAAATGTATGGAGTTTCATTTCTTCGGTTTAATGCATTGGATATTGTTCATGACATTAAAAACGTAGTTAGAACTCTTGAGAATTGGATCTTTGAGTTTGAAGAAAGGAATGGGGTTAATGAAATGGTTAAACAGAAACGATTTTTTTTGGAGAATCCTAAAAACAGAAAGCGTGATAACCCACCCCAACCCCTCCCGGGAGGGGATAACCCGGCGGTTGAATGATGGTCAACAATTGTTCTTTCGTTTCATCAGCAAGCAATGATCAGCAAAATTAAAAAAGCTGGGAAATGAATAATGCATGGTCAGTAGTCGGTTGTCTCTCTTTATGCTCAGAGTTGTTTTACTTATTGCTTATTTTCTATTACCAATTGATTATTTAAATTCAACATATGCAGCATCGTCAGTTGATCAGTTCCGGTTCTCCCTGGGAAGATGTGGTGGGTTATTCGAGAGCAGTGCGTGTGGGTAATGTAGTGGAAGTAGCAGGCACAACCGCCATGGATGGAGATAAGTTGGTAGGCCTGGGAAGTGTTTACCTCCAAACGAAATACATTTTTCAAAAAATAGAAAAAGCATTGACTGAAGCCGGTGCTTCGCTCAAAGACGTGGTGCGCACCCGCATGTTTATTACCGATATTTCCAAGTGGGAAGAAGCGGGCAAAGCACATGGTGAAGTGTTTGCAGCCATAAAACCGGCTTCTACGATGGTAGAAGTGTCTGCTTTGATCGATGAACGCCTGCTGATTGAAATAGAAGTAACCGCCGTGATACCAACCGTTTGATGTTAATAACCCCGTTCGGCAAAAAAGGCCGTTTTGGATTTTTCCCGTTATATTGCGCACCCTAAAGCAAACGAATAACTGTATTATGACGTTTAATCATTTCAAGGTTCCTTATGCCACCGAAAATGCTTACACAAAGAAAGTGGCTTACTTCTCAATGGAATTTGCGGTACATCAGCCTTTAAAAATTTATAGTGGTGGTTTGGGATTTCTTGCAGGTTCGCATATGCGCAGTGCATACGAACTGAAGCAGAATCTTGTTGGTATCGGTATCCTGTGGAAGTATGGTTATTACGACCAGGCACGTAACCAGGACCAAACCCTGCAGGTGCAATGGAACGAAAAGATCTATAATTTTTTAGAAGATACGGGCATCAAGTTCCAGATCAATATTCATGAACATCCTGTTTGGGTGAAAGCATGGTACCTGAATCCTGAAACATTCAAGAGTGCACCGATGTTTTTGTTGAGTACTGATCTTCCTGAAAATGATTATGTGTCTCAAACAATCTGTCACCGTTTGTATGATGCAAACGTTGCAACTAAAGTTGCCCAGTTTATTTTGTTGGGTGTTGGTGGTGCAAAGTTGATTGATGAATTAGGATTTAAACCTGATGTTTATCATTTGAATGAAGCACATGCAATATCATCTGCGTTTTATCTCTACAATAAATTCGGATCTGCTGAAGAAGTGAAAAAGCGTTTGGTATTTACAACGCACACTCCT is part of the Lacibacter sediminis genome and harbors:
- a CDS encoding RidA family protein, whose amino-acid sequence is MQHRQLISSGSPWEDVVGYSRAVRVGNVVEVAGTTAMDGDKLVGLGSVYLQTKYIFQKIEKALTEAGASLKDVVRTRMFITDISKWEEAGKAHGEVFAAIKPASTMVEVSALIDERLLIEIEVTAVIPTV
- a CDS encoding redoxin domain-containing protein, translated to MLYRKLVPTILFVFSITLLQAQSTAGLPKAVLVNKTGNSVSTASISDFDNPIIVLTYSESWCAACVKLITELDNNYSTLGTASNVKIVAVNVDRSLTSSEVFSKASRWKNVEVLFDKSQELMKAMYTTKAPVIFFLDDNQQVIYTHTSYTLDVKKAYKLAGQIKRKEVQARKVFYDKDWFPSPEADAMYYRTISKKDDNSWVVNDYYKNGRLQMSGEATLAFPLVHKGKYQYYYQDGKLSGEENYVDNALNGRSMGYYNTGELQYEYNYVYGKLEGKWTKYHTNGKVANVGTYADGVATGVFYHYYESGKKRKETSWANGKMNGKCTGWYENGKLKFEALFENGEMSSSVDPKYFHENGKPAIEIKVTDGNKTVKYVDSKGIPFLEMQGTGNLFELTQFYSSGEILMKATMKDVNTVNGKYIAWYQNGQKKLEATFFNNEPSGKAMSWYENGTPKEKIDFTTNTKEYFDKQGNKVASIPDPSLNVQKGGRLDTKSISDNIYVIADFIKNDGKE
- a CDS encoding metal-dependent transcriptional regulator; translation: MNFSTAEENYIKAIWRLQQSDANVTTNELAAELQTKPASVTDMLKRLSEKKLLHYAPYYGVTLTPEGKKLALNIIRKHRLWEFFLVEKLHFNWDAVHDIAEELEHVSSPELIERLDAFLGYPKADPHGDPIPDSKGRMTSTNNISLQQLAESQPAVVTGVGDQSSSLLELLRQKNIGIGTKLEIKQRHAFDGSVEIKIRNQPVINLSEQLAKNIFVQLQ
- a CDS encoding endonuclease domain-containing protein, with protein sequence MKRTIIPYTPQALEYAKHLRQNMTYTEVKLWMELRNGSMMGYDFDRQKPMLNYIVDFFCKDLMLAIEVDGITHEDEKVLLKDPIRQDEIEMYGVSFLRFNALDIVHDIKNVVRTLENWIFEFEERNGVNEMVKQKRFFLENPKNRKRDNPPQPLPGGDNPAVE
- a CDS encoding Nramp family divalent metal transporter gives rise to the protein MKLQHTETSLSEVNASVDTTKPVKGWRRILAYAGPAYLVSVGYMDPGNWATDLQGGAKFGYQLIWVLLMSNLMALLLQSLSARLGIVRRRDLAQANRETYPPLVNFCLYVLAEIAIAACDLAEVLGMALGIYLLTGLPLIYGVGITVFDTLLLLWLQNYGIRKLEAFIIALVVIIGSSFLIEIILAKPSLPEVAKGFIPTALNNQALYIAVGIIGATVMPHNLYLHSALVQTRKIGDDKASIRRALKFNFIDSTIALNAAFFVNAAILILAASVFFKTGNTEVAKIEDAYTLLSPLLGTKLAPILFAVALIAAGQSSTITGTLAGQIVMEGYLHIRINPLLRRLLTRLIAIIPAVAVILIYGEEKVDALLVFSQVVLSLQLGFAVIPLIHFVSDKQTMGEFAIKLWVKIAAWCIAAILVFLNVRLVVQEISAVYNEPGIGFWKIAIPVIALGFVWLFLTMTFLPLIKKQKRRDSAKLHSPVPSLNNLSVPEVNRIAVALDFSENDEKLIAYALHQGRKDAQYFLVHVVETAPARLLGEATDDEETRNDRQRLELYANTLQQQGYSVTASLGYNKRTSEIVRLVKENKADLLIMGAHRHKGLKDYVFGETIEAVRHELEIPVLIVNV